The Acidobacteriota bacterium genome has a segment encoding these proteins:
- a CDS encoding tyrosine--tRNA ligase — protein sequence MRDFPTPKKQLEYLRKGAEKIVQEEEFLKKLERSRKTGEPLTVKVGFDPSAPDIHLGHTVVLRKMKHFQDMGHRVVFLIGDFTGLIGDPSGRSKTRPVLTREEVQQNAETYKKQAFKILDPEKTTVVFNSSWLGGLGSEGFIRLAAQFTVARMLERDDFLMRYKAGQPIGIHEFLYPLAQAYDSVVLRCDVELGGTDQTFNLLVARDIMREHGLEPQVVMTLPLLEGTDGVEKMSKTLDNFIGIEEPPKEIFGKVMSISDDLMWKYYTLLTDVSAQTIDDMRARCAAGKLNPRDAKAGLAKMLIVYYHGEAAAREAEEEFQRVFSKREVPEEIETRSVPPFKETVLLSKFLAEAGLARSNSEARRLMHQGAVELNGARVDDVGFLLGPDSPREMLLKVGKRRFLKVLVEEKKKAPKKPPSSPS from the coding sequence ATGAGAGATTTTCCGACCCCGAAAAAGCAGCTCGAATACCTCCGCAAGGGGGCGGAGAAAATTGTCCAGGAGGAGGAATTTCTCAAGAAGCTCGAACGCTCCCGCAAAACGGGCGAGCCGCTCACCGTCAAGGTGGGCTTCGACCCTTCGGCGCCGGACATTCACCTCGGCCACACGGTCGTCCTGCGAAAGATGAAGCATTTTCAGGACATGGGGCACCGCGTCGTCTTTCTCATCGGCGATTTCACCGGCTTGATCGGCGACCCCTCGGGACGCTCGAAGACGCGGCCCGTGCTCACGCGCGAGGAGGTGCAGCAAAACGCCGAGACCTACAAGAAGCAGGCCTTCAAGATTCTGGACCCCGAAAAGACCACCGTGGTGTTCAACTCCAGCTGGCTCGGGGGGCTGGGCTCCGAGGGATTTATCCGGCTCGCCGCGCAGTTCACCGTCGCCCGGATGCTCGAGCGCGACGATTTCCTCATGCGCTACAAGGCCGGCCAGCCCATCGGCATTCACGAGTTTCTCTACCCCCTCGCGCAGGCCTACGACAGCGTCGTCCTCCGGTGCGACGTCGAGCTCGGGGGCACTGACCAGACGTTCAACCTCCTCGTGGCCCGCGACATCATGCGCGAGCACGGCCTCGAGCCGCAGGTCGTGATGACGCTTCCCCTGCTCGAAGGCACGGACGGCGTCGAGAAAATGAGCAAGACCCTCGACAACTTCATCGGCATCGAGGAGCCTCCAAAGGAAATTTTCGGAAAAGTCATGTCCATCTCGGACGACCTGATGTGGAAATACTACACGCTCCTCACCGACGTGAGCGCACAGACAATCGACGATATGCGCGCCCGCTGCGCCGCGGGGAAACTCAACCCGCGCGACGCCAAGGCGGGCCTAGCGAAGATGCTCATAGTCTACTACCACGGCGAAGCCGCGGCGCGCGAAGCCGAGGAGGAATTCCAGCGTGTTTTTTCAAAAAGGGAGGTGCCCGAGGAGATTGAGACGCGGAGCGTGCCGCCCTTCAAGGAGACCGTTTTGCTTTCCAAGTTCCTGGCCGAGGCGGGCCTGGCCCGCTCCAACTCCGAGGCGCGCCGCCTCATGCACCAAGGCGCCGTCGAGTTGAACGGCGCGCGCGTGGACGACGTCGGCTTTCTCCTCGGCCCCGACTCGCCCCGCGAGATGCTTCTCAAAGTGGGCAAGCGGAGGTTTTTGAAAGTCCTCGTAGAAGAGAAGAAGAAAGCCCCGAAAAAACCGCCTTCCTCCCCTTCGTGA
- a CDS encoding TolC family protein: MKKAFWFVFLFLAPLALAGTGPRLNMDDTHVYLGLDEAVRLALERNPDLRTEALNPRLSEAAVMGERGIFDFYLDSSVNKYHDKSLTRYSYLAAEPIIEDERNAYELSVSKLLGFGTKVTLSMANGRYATNSFAIFDPEYSASYTASLVQPLLRGFGKRSTAKGVRVARANHEISVLDFEVRVAAVLEEVISAYWDALYARRSMKVAEEALARARDLYNEIEARVSVGLLPPVEMAQAEAGVSEREEAIVVSENALRAAEDRLRYLLGFSADAALWKRELALTDALPEVGESGTSMEEAVEEAFARRPEWRRIEREIENGRTEMRYARNRKRPELNVNVSYGATGLSGVACLDSDGDGLCDIPIRESNTDALKQAYHAWYPNWSVGLTFSYAFRNRTARGAFEAARLSLEQTEIAREALEASILVEVRAAARDVETNLKRIEAARANRVLQQRKLDVETERHQNGLSTLYQVLQFQADLTAAEAAELKALLDYHRSTVVLEKATGTLASKHGVEFVDAAL, from the coding sequence ATGAAAAAAGCTTTCTGGTTCGTTTTCCTCTTCCTCGCGCCGCTCGCCCTGGCCGGAACCGGGCCGCGCCTCAACATGGACGACACCCACGTCTACCTCGGCCTCGACGAGGCCGTGCGGCTTGCGCTCGAGCGCAATCCCGACCTGCGCACCGAGGCGCTCAATCCCCGGCTGAGCGAGGCCGCCGTCATGGGGGAGCGAGGCATCTTTGATTTCTACCTCGATTCGAGCGTCAACAAGTACCACGACAAGTCCCTCACCCGCTACTCCTACCTGGCGGCTGAGCCGATAATCGAGGACGAGAGGAACGCCTACGAGCTGAGCGTCAGCAAGCTCCTGGGCTTCGGGACCAAGGTGACGCTCTCGATGGCGAACGGACGCTACGCAACCAACTCGTTCGCGATCTTCGATCCGGAATACAGCGCTTCCTACACCGCGTCGCTCGTGCAGCCGCTCCTGCGGGGCTTCGGAAAGCGCTCGACCGCTAAGGGCGTCCGCGTCGCGCGCGCCAACCACGAGATTTCCGTGCTCGACTTCGAGGTGCGGGTGGCGGCGGTTCTAGAAGAAGTCATCTCGGCCTACTGGGACGCGCTGTATGCGCGGAGGAGCATGAAGGTCGCGGAAGAGGCGCTCGCGCGGGCGCGCGACCTCTACAACGAGATCGAGGCCCGCGTGAGCGTCGGGCTCCTGCCGCCCGTGGAGATGGCGCAGGCCGAGGCTGGGGTTTCGGAGCGTGAGGAGGCGATCGTCGTTTCCGAAAACGCCCTGCGCGCGGCGGAGGACCGGTTGCGGTACCTCCTGGGATTTTCCGCCGACGCCGCCCTGTGGAAGAGGGAGCTTGCCCTTACTGACGCGCTGCCCGAAGTCGGGGAATCGGGCACCTCCATGGAGGAGGCCGTCGAGGAGGCGTTCGCCCGCCGCCCCGAGTGGCGGCGCATCGAGCGCGAGATCGAAAACGGCCGGACGGAAATGCGCTACGCGCGCAACCGGAAACGCCCCGAGCTTAACGTCAATGTTTCGTACGGTGCGACGGGTCTTTCGGGAGTCGCCTGCCTTGACAGCGATGGCGACGGTCTCTGCGATATCCCGATTCGGGAGAGCAACACCGACGCCCTGAAGCAAGCCTATCATGCGTGGTATCCGAACTGGAGCGTGGGGCTCACGTTTTCCTACGCCTTCCGGAACCGGACGGCGCGGGGCGCGTTCGAGGCGGCGCGCCTGAGCCTCGAGCAGACGGAAATCGCCCGCGAGGCGCTCGAGGCGAGCATCCTGGTCGAGGTGCGCGCCGCCGCGCGCGACGTGGAGACCAACCTGAAGCGCATCGAGGCCGCCCGCGCCAACCGCGTTCTCCAGCAGCGCAAGCTCGACGTCGAGACCGAGCGCCACCAGAACGGCCTCTCGACGCTCTATCAGGTGCTCCAGTTTCAGGCCGATTTGACGGCGGCCGAGGCCGCGGAGCTCAAGGCGCTCCTCGACTACCACCGCTCCACGGTGGTTCTGGAAAAAGCCACGGGAACGCTCGCCTCGAAGCACGGCGTCGAGTTCGTGGACGCGGCGCTTTAG
- the secG gene encoding preprotein translocase subunit SecG, whose translation MGPILVVLHILVSLFLILVVLLQPGKGVDLSAFGGGASQTFFGARGTTSFFAKLTVGAAVLFLATSLLLSYLSTGGTRTVLDSAAPVPAEPMEAEEAGGLELPDVPVEAPGAEPQEGEAEGEAEDSPVAVSEPQEPGEAEGEAGDEGAETP comes from the coding sequence ATGGGTCCCATTCTGGTCGTGCTCCACATTCTGGTGTCGTTGTTTCTGATTCTGGTGGTCCTGCTCCAGCCGGGCAAGGGAGTGGATTTGAGCGCGTTCGGCGGTGGGGCCAGCCAGACCTTCTTCGGCGCGCGCGGCACCACGAGCTTCTTCGCCAAGCTCACGGTGGGAGCCGCCGTCCTTTTCCTCGCCACGTCCCTTTTGCTGAGCTATCTCTCCACGGGCGGCACGCGCACCGTCCTGGACAGCGCCGCGCCGGTCCCCGCCGAGCCTATGGAGGCGGAGGAGGCGGGCGGGCTCGAACTCCCCGACGTGCCCGTCGAGGCGCCTGGGGCCGAGCCGCAGGAGGGAGAAGCGGAGGGAGAGGCGGAGGATTCTCCAGTTGCCGTCTCTGAGCCGCAGGAGCCGGGCGAAGCGGAGGGAGAAGCGGGCGACGAGGGCGCCGAGACCCCTTAA
- the pheA gene encoding prephenate dehydratase, whose translation MVEDRKALQPLRVAFQGEPGAYSEIAALRYFGGGITTVPHGTFRRILDAVSNGEANRAILPVENSVEGTVGESYDLLLSTDLPAVGETYLRVRHCLLGFGEIERIKTVYSHPQALGQCRRFLEDRGLEAIPTYDTAGSAEKILENREAPIACIASKRVSELYDVPIILEGIEDHEGNATRFLILAKDETQSTGRDKTSIIFSTEHKPGSLYRILEIFNRYSVNLTKIESHPTRSTPWEYNFYVDFEGHVEDKEIGKMMEEVRKEAKFFKILGSYPKAERS comes from the coding sequence ATGGTAGAGGATCGGAAAGCACTGCAGCCCCTGCGGGTGGCCTTCCAGGGCGAGCCGGGCGCCTACAGCGAGATTGCGGCGCTCCGGTACTTCGGGGGCGGCATCACCACCGTGCCCCACGGCACATTTAGAAGAATTCTCGACGCGGTGAGCAACGGGGAAGCGAACCGCGCCATCCTGCCGGTAGAAAACTCCGTCGAGGGCACGGTCGGGGAAAGTTATGACCTGCTTCTCTCTACCGACCTTCCCGCCGTGGGGGAAACTTATCTCCGCGTTCGCCACTGCCTGCTCGGCTTCGGTGAGATCGAGCGCATCAAGACCGTGTACTCGCACCCGCAGGCGCTCGGGCAGTGCCGCCGCTTCCTGGAGGACCGGGGCCTGGAAGCAATTCCCACGTACGACACGGCGGGAAGCGCCGAGAAAATTCTCGAAAACAGAGAAGCCCCCATCGCCTGCATCGCGAGCAAGCGGGTCTCCGAGCTCTACGACGTGCCCATCATCCTCGAAGGGATCGAGGACCACGAGGGCAACGCCACGCGGTTTCTGATTCTCGCCAAGGACGAGACGCAGTCCACGGGCCGCGACAAGACCTCCATAATTTTCTCCACGGAGCACAAGCCCGGCTCCCTCTACCGCATCCTGGAAATCTTCAACCGCTACAGCGTCAACCTGACCAAGATCGAGTCCCACCCGACGAGAAGCACCCCCTGGGAGTACAACTTCTACGTCGATTTCGAAGGGCACGTCGAGGACAAGGAGATCGGCAAGATGATGGAAGAGGTGCGCAAGGAGGCGAAATTTTTCAAAATCCTGGGCTCCTATCCGAAGGCGGAGAGGTCATAA
- a CDS encoding DUF4388 domain-containing protein: MALPKEGSLESLSLAAYLAQLARARASGTFRLERDSLIKVLYFNEGLVAYASSNEEADRLGQVLIRAGKLTKEQLDLATSKLTGGKTLGKQLTELGFITPEELLWAAKKQVEDIAVSLFGWSSGTYEWMEGELPEGLVHLKLPTESLLLSGIFSIEDREKILSDLRGHDAVYNFTVDFMDTYEKLSVPEAVDTVIAGVDGTRTVRDLAQLSREGEFRGYQILFFAKAYGLVECIKAKTIQEDVPTAKRVDLDAPSPPPAAAKPAAPPPAAPAPAVSDVLEKTKDAEAPADMALEAAQESPLASVSLGDKGPTSLFNVDPSLAKEGSGAPRKLLMPLLVVFLVAAGAYGLRTYFRINPPAWLAFWQEEATDLSTVLREKIESPIEPSEQTPAAAPAPPSSEEPQEGEAPVPPAETPPEPEKAAPVERQEPVPKEPSPEPEPVPTPPSGTGKLPFLRDAEARASLRRGRYTDAADTWKEDLRKIPSSRYAIQIGIFCEVSSVKRSWEESKASSSFYIVSSPFKGRPCFRACWGVYESRREAERAKAAMPRYFRELKYKPQIVRVSSLK; encoded by the coding sequence ATGGCGCTTCCCAAGGAAGGCTCTCTCGAATCGCTCAGCCTCGCAGCGTACCTCGCGCAGCTTGCGCGCGCGCGCGCGAGCGGAACCTTTCGACTCGAGCGCGATTCCCTCATCAAGGTCCTTTACTTCAATGAAGGCCTCGTGGCGTACGCGTCCTCGAACGAGGAGGCCGACCGCCTGGGGCAGGTGCTCATCCGGGCGGGCAAACTTACCAAAGAGCAGCTCGACCTCGCCACCTCGAAGCTCACGGGCGGCAAGACCCTCGGCAAACAGCTAACCGAGCTGGGCTTCATCACACCGGAGGAGTTGCTCTGGGCGGCCAAGAAACAGGTGGAAGACATCGCCGTGAGCCTCTTCGGGTGGTCGTCGGGCACCTACGAGTGGATGGAGGGAGAGCTGCCCGAAGGCCTCGTCCACCTGAAGCTCCCCACCGAATCGCTCTTGCTCTCGGGCATTTTCTCGATCGAGGACCGGGAAAAAATCCTGAGCGACCTCCGGGGCCACGACGCGGTCTACAACTTCACCGTGGATTTTATGGACACGTACGAAAAGCTCTCCGTGCCCGAGGCCGTCGACACGGTGATCGCGGGCGTGGACGGCACACGCACGGTGCGCGACCTCGCCCAGCTCAGCCGCGAGGGGGAATTCCGCGGATACCAGATTCTTTTCTTCGCCAAGGCCTACGGTCTCGTGGAATGCATCAAGGCGAAAACGATCCAGGAGGACGTCCCGACGGCCAAGCGCGTCGATCTCGATGCGCCTTCCCCGCCGCCCGCCGCGGCCAAACCGGCCGCCCCCCCGCCCGCGGCTCCCGCGCCCGCGGTGTCGGATGTTCTGGAAAAAACCAAGGATGCCGAAGCCCCCGCCGACATGGCGCTCGAAGCGGCGCAGGAAAGCCCTCTCGCGAGCGTGTCCCTCGGGGACAAGGGCCCCACGTCCCTGTTCAACGTGGACCCCTCGCTGGCCAAAGAAGGCTCGGGCGCGCCGCGGAAGCTTCTCATGCCCCTGCTCGTGGTGTTTTTGGTTGCGGCCGGGGCGTACGGGCTCCGCACCTATTTTAGAATCAACCCCCCGGCCTGGCTTGCCTTCTGGCAGGAGGAGGCGACGGACCTCTCGACGGTGCTCAGGGAAAAAATCGAGAGCCCCATAGAGCCCTCGGAGCAAACGCCCGCGGCGGCTCCCGCCCCACCCTCCTCCGAAGAACCGCAGGAGGGGGAAGCGCCCGTGCCCCCCGCGGAGACGCCGCCCGAGCCCGAAAAGGCCGCTCCCGTCGAAAGACAGGAGCCCGTGCCGAAGGAGCCTTCGCCGGAACCGGAGCCCGTGCCGACCCCGCCCTCCGGAACCGGAAAACTTCCCTTCCTGCGCGACGCGGAGGCGCGGGCCTCCCTGCGCCGGGGGAGGTACACCGACGCGGCCGACACGTGGAAGGAGGACCTGAGAAAAATTCCCTCGTCGCGCTACGCGATACAAATCGGCATTTTCTGCGAGGTCTCGTCCGTCAAGCGCTCGTGGGAGGAATCGAAGGCAAGCTCCTCGTTCTATATCGTGTCGAGCCCGTTCAAGGGACGCCCGTGCTTCCGCGCGTGCTGGGGCGTGTACGAAAGCCGAAGAGAGGCGGAGCGCGCCAAGGCCGCGATGCCGCGCTATTTCCGGGAGTTAAAATACAAGCCGCAGATCGTCCGCGTCTCCTCGCTCAAGTAG
- a CDS encoding peptidyl-prolyl cis-trans isomerase, which yields MRRLVVCGLCALFAFQAAAASEVKVVDKVLASVNDRPLFLSEYKERYEETVRQITRQYDGAARGAKVREAKKNLFQAILREEILLARAGDIGVDEEHVIEQYKEEFKTQNKIESDEDLVRNLEREGLTLSAFKEQIRRAVIPQIVIRRDVSERIEVTDEQARAYYERHADLFRQEAQVKLGTYFIAMERENAEDTAFALAERLQGGVARPDLVREFGLDAWQGYPETRRMDDLLPELERVAFALPPGTASDPIPTEHGYYILHVFERSQSEMRPFEEVKEDIYERVRGGSFDSETEEYLKELRETYFVEVYDSEPERFLD from the coding sequence ATGAGACGCCTCGTCGTTTGCGGCCTTTGCGCGCTTTTTGCGTTTCAGGCGGCGGCCGCCTCCGAGGTGAAGGTCGTGGACAAGGTGCTTGCCAGCGTCAACGACCGCCCCTTGTTCCTTTCGGAGTACAAGGAGCGCTACGAGGAAACCGTGCGCCAGATCACCCGCCAGTATGACGGGGCGGCGCGCGGCGCGAAGGTCCGGGAGGCGAAAAAAAATCTTTTTCAGGCCATCTTGCGCGAGGAAATTCTTTTGGCGCGCGCGGGCGACATAGGCGTCGACGAGGAGCACGTCATCGAACAGTACAAGGAAGAGTTCAAAACCCAGAACAAGATCGAATCGGACGAAGATCTGGTGCGCAACCTGGAGCGGGAAGGCCTGACCCTTTCGGCCTTCAAGGAGCAGATTCGGCGCGCCGTGATTCCCCAGATTGTCATCCGGCGCGACGTGTCGGAGCGCATCGAGGTGACCGACGAGCAGGCGCGCGCTTACTACGAACGGCACGCCGACCTTTTCCGGCAGGAAGCCCAGGTGAAATTGGGCACGTATTTCATCGCTATGGAGAGGGAGAACGCCGAGGACACGGCTTTCGCCCTCGCCGAGCGATTGCAGGGCGGCGTCGCTCGTCCCGACCTCGTCCGCGAGTTCGGCCTCGATGCGTGGCAGGGCTACCCCGAGACGAGGCGCATGGACGACCTGCTGCCCGAGCTCGAGCGCGTCGCGTTCGCCCTGCCTCCCGGAACGGCGTCCGACCCCATTCCCACCGAGCACGGATATTACATCCTCCACGTGTTCGAGCGGTCACAGTCCGAGATGCGGCCCTTCGAGGAGGTCAAGGAGGACATCTACGAGCGGGTGCGCGGCGGGAGCTTCGACTCGGAGACCGAGGAGTACCTGAAGGAGCTCCGCGAGACGTACTTCGTCGAAGTCTATGATTCCGAGCCGGAGCGCTTCCTGGACTAG